CGTCGTGCTCGACCCGCTCGTCCCGCCCCATGGACTCGGCGACCGGCGTATCAAGGCGGCGAGCGGCCAGCACCCGTTCCCTCTGGACGAGCAGCACATCGCGCATGTGGCAGGCGTACTCCAGAGGTGACCATACGTGCGGCGAGGAGCGCTGCCGCAGCACCGGCGGCGCGGCTTGCAGCAGGTCCGCGTACTCGCGCGCGTGGCCCCTGGCGAGGATCGGGACACTGGTAGCCAGGGCGAGGTCGTACTCGAAACCGCATTCCGTACAAGCCGTCATGTACTCACGTTAACGGTCGGATGATCCGAAGCAAACGGCCTGGCCCCACCGAGCCGGGGGACAGGCGCTACGCCAACCTGGCAGCGGCCGGATGAGTGAACCTGAAACTTCGTCAACCCGTCCTGACCAGCACGTTAGCGGCTACGCCACGGCGGCCGAGCCGCCAATCCGCCGGTCGGTGCAACCTGGTGAAGCAGACTGGCTCGCGGACTAAGCCGGATGACGAAGGGTCCTGATCATGGCCGATATCGACGTACTCGTGGTGGGCGCGGGCCCGGTGGGCCTGACGGCGGCGGCCGAGCTGCGGCGCCACGGAGTGGACTGCCGCATCGTCGATCGGCTGGCCGGCCCGCAGCCCTATGCCAAGGCCATCGGCATCCAGCCCCGCACGCTGGAGGTGTGGGACGACATGGGCCTCGCCCGCGGGGCGCTGGATCACGCGGTGCCGCACCGGGGCCAGCTGGTCTTCATCGACGGCAAGCCGAGCCCCCAGGTCGAGTTGACCCTGCCGCCCGAGATCCCCTACCCCTTCGCCACGCTGCCCCAGTACGCGACCGAGCGGTTGCTCGGCGAGCATCTTGCGCGCTTCGGCACGGAGGTGGAGCGGCCGACCGAGCTCCGCTCGCTGGAGACGCACCCGGACGAGGTGGAGGCCGTCCTCGCGCACGCCGACGGCCGGACCGAGCGTCTGTCCGCCCGCTACGTCGTGGGCTGCGACGGCGCGCACAGCCTGGTCCGCAAGGCGGCCGGGCTGACCTTCGAGGGCGACGCCTTCCCCGAGCAGTACATGATCGGCGACGTCGAGCTCGACTGGGAGCTCCCCGTCGGCTACAGCATGCGGTCCGTGAACATGGACGACAACGGTTCGATGGCCGACATGCTCATTTGCATTCCGATGCCGGGCGTCCGGCGGTACTGGCTGTCGATGCTGCGCCCTGGCGCCGACGCCGGGGACGAAAACTCATTGAGCGCGCCGGACGGGATGGGGGACGGCCACGGACCGGACCTCGGCCAGATCCAGGCCGTGCTCGACCGGCTGTCCCCGGAGCCGACAACCGCCTCCACGCTGCGCTGGTCGTCCGCCTTCCGGGTCAGCCACCGCCTGGTGGACCGCTACCGGAACGGCCGTCTCTTCGTCGCCGGGGACGCCGCGCACATCAACCCGCCGATCGGCGGACAGGGTCTGAACACCGGCGTGCAGGACGCCTACAACCTGGCCTGGAAGCTGGCCCTGGCCGTCCGTGGTGTGGCCACGGACGAGGTGCTGGAGAGCTATCACGCCGAACGCCACCCGGTCGCGCAGGAAGTGGTCAACCGCACCGTCCGACACGCCCGCTCCGCTGGTCATGCCCGCTCCGGCCTCGGCAACAAGGGAGACGACCCCGAGACGACGCTGCGGCGCCAGGCCCAGCTGCTGGTCGCCTACCCGGACAGCCCGTTGATCCAGCCGAAGGGTGCGGACGGCACGCCCGTGGCCGGTCCCGCCACGGGCGACCGGGCACCGGACTGCCGCGGCCTGCTGAGCGACGTCGCCACCTACCCGTGGCGGCTTTTCGACCTGCTGCGCACCCCGCGGCACGTGCTGTTGCTGTTCGCGGGATCGGAGCACGCCTCGGGCGACAGCGCCGCACGGCTCGAAGCCTGCGCCGCCGAGGCGCACCGCGCCGCCCACGGCCTGCTCGACACCTACCTGATCACCGCCGCAGAGGTACCGCGGGACACCGGGCCGGTCTCCCTACGGCTGCCGCGTGTGTGCGACGCGGCGGGCGAGTTCCGCGACGCCTATGCGCCGCGCGACGGCGAGGCCCTCCTGATCCGCCCGGACGGCTACGTCTCCGGACGCTTCCACCCGGCCGTACCGGAACACCTGGCGGAACACCTGCGCCGCACCTTCGCCTGACCCGCGCTGCGCCCGGGGCAGGTCGCTGTGGCCGTCCACCGTCGGTGGACGGCCGGCAGCGTGCCCGTCACATCTCGACTCGCCGGTCCGTCAAGGAGACGGAGCCGCCGAACAGGCCGAGACGAGGAGCGCAACCATGACCAACACCCCTGACGCGGATGACGAGAAGCGTTTCGTCCTGCTGGAACCCGGTGCCGTCCGGCCGGGCCGCGTACCGCTGCCACCCGCCTTCGCCGTCAAGGCCGCCACGGCCGACACCGAGGGGCGGTTGTCGCTCCTCGAAGTGACCCTGGCGAAGGACATTCCGCGCCACGTCCACCGCCGGGCCGACGAGTGCGTCTACGTCCTCGAGGGCGTCCTCGCCATCGAGTTCGACGACCGCACCCACTCGGCGCCGCAAGGGACCTTCGCCTTGCTGCCCCGTGGCGTCCCGCACGCCCTGCGCCGCGCCTCCGACCCGCCCCCGCGCGTGCTGCAGATCTCCTCCCCGGGCGGCTGGGAGTGCTACGTCGAGGACCTGGTCGAGGCCGGCCCGAGCGTCCTCACCGGTGGGGAACTGGACCCCGAGAAGATCAACCCCATCGCTGCCCGACACCACATCCACTACGAGGAACGGCGCCCCTGAGGCCCCGCTCGTGCGACTCTTGCGGTCGCGCCGCAGGTCACGGCTGCCGGGGTGAGGTGTGGAGGGAGCTATGGTGTCCGGAGAGCAGGCTGTGGACGAGGAACGCTGGTCCAGGTGGCCGGGGATCCCGCGACAGCGACGCCGCAGCCGCCGGGCGGGCGTTGCGGCAGCTGCGGACGGATCTTCACCATCAAGGCAGCACGATCGCGGTGGCAGCGTTGGCGGTGCCTTTCCTGCTCCGGCTCGCGGCCGCCGGCTCTCCCGGGCTCCGCGCGGAAACCCTTCGCCTGGTCGCCGAGATCGGACGATGCCAGCACGATGGGGACGGAACACGCGAAGGCCTCCTCCAAGTCGCCGAGGACCCCTTGATGAGGGAGGGCACCACGGACTGCCCGGTGGACTGGACGATCCGGGCCGCGCGCGACGCCCTCACCGCCGACCTGCACCTCCTGTTCCCGCTTCTCCCCGACCCCGATCCCGATGTCCGCGCCGTGGCCGCCTTCGCCCTGGCGGCGGCGACCAGCGGGATTCCACGCGTTTCGTCAGCCCTGCGCGGCAGGCTGGCAGTGGAGGACGACCCGGTGGTCCAGGTGAGCTTGATCCTGGCGATCGCCCAACTCGCCCGGGAGCAAGGGGACGTACACGCTCCCGCGTGGGCCCGGGGCCTGTGGTCGGATCCCGGCCGAACGCCCGAGATCCGCATCGGCGCCGGGCTCGCCTGGCTCTGTCTGGTCGACGACCCCGTCCCTGACGAACTCCGCACCCTCCTGACCGACCTGAGCACCGGGCAACGCGGCGATCTGCTCCAGCGGGTGCCGTGGCTCCCACCGGTCGACACCACCAGCGGACTGCGCCGCTGCGTCCACGACATGCTCACGCCGGACATCCCCTGGCACAGCGGTTGACGGTTGACGGCCCTGCGCCCGGAGGGGCGCAGGACCGGGGCCTTCGGCTGAACGGGAGGGGGCAGCGCGCCGGCACACCCACGGCCAGGCCGGGTGCATCTCGATGTTCTCCATGCCAACCTCGGACGGCCGGACGGCCGGGCGACCGGGCGACCGGGCAGCCCAAACGGCCGACCGGGCCGGGCGACCGTCGAGCCCACCGGCGCGGGCGCCCCGGGGCCACCGATACCGTGCGCGCCCGCCCCTCGCGCGGCCGGCCGACTGGCATTGGGGTCGCCGAGTCGCGCCAAGGGGTGGCTGGGCGGCATGTGGCGTTATGCGTCCGTGGCTCGGGGCACACCTGGTTGCATCCCGCGGCTCCGCTCATCGGGCGGCGTCGCATCGCCGAGGTAAGGAGTGTCGTAGTGACGACGGCCCGCGAGATCATGACCGAAGGCGCCGAGTGTGTCGGTGCCGAGGAGACGGTGCTGGAAGCGGCGAAGAAGATGACACGGCTGGGAGTCGGTGCGTTGCCCATCTGCGGCACGGACGACAAGCTCAAAGGGATGCTCACCGACCGCGACATCGTGGTCAAGGTCCTGGGCGTGGGCAAGGACCCCGGTCAGATCAAGGCCGGTGACCTCGCGCAGGGTGAAGCGGTCACGATCGGAGCCGATGACGACGCCGAGGAAATCCTCCGCACGATGACCTCGCACCAGGTGCGCAGGCTGCCCGTGATCGACGGGCACCGCCTGGTGGGCATCGTCGCCCAGGCCGACGTCGCCCGCGCCCTGCCCGACCCCAAGGTCGGCGATCTCCTCCAGGCCCTGTCCACCGACTGACAGCCGGCAGCAGCACGCCGGTCTGTCGTCCCGGGGCGCCGGCCCCACCGGCCTGCGCCCCACCGCGGGCACGGACGCACGCCGGTGCCCCTCTGAGGGCAGGAGGACGCAGCATGAGGGAGTCCCGTGCGGAGTCGGGCAGCCGGCGCCGTGACTCCCCCCGGACGGTTCCCCGAGGGAGCGGGTCGGCGGTCGAGGAGCCCGTCGGGACGGCCGCCCGTCCTCCGGGGAACCGGGGGTTTCGCCGGGGTCGGAAACGAGGTGGTGTGGTCGGCGCCGGGATGGGCACACGCGGATCCGGCGCCGACGGCAGGTGCCCCGTCCTCGTGGAGGCCTTCTGTGACGTCCGGCATGACCTTTTTGATACACGCCCGCGTGGCCACGGCCGGCGGGGCGCCACTGCTGGTGCAGCTCTCCTACACCGCGTCGGACCCGGTCGCGGTACGGGCGGTGATCCTCCACGCCGGTGAGCCGCTCGCCTGCTGGTACTTCGAGCGGCAGATGCTGGCCGACGGACTACACCGGCCGGTGGGGGAGGGGGCCGTGCGCTTCCGGCCCGTGAGCAGTGGGCCGAAGCGAGACCTCCGCATCGAGTTGCGCGGAGCAGATCGGGCCGGTCAGGACCGGGCGGTGCTGCTCGCGAATGCCGACGGCGTCGCCGCCTTCCTGAACCGGACGTACGCGGCGGTCCCCGCCGACAGCGAGAGCGCACACCTCGATGATCAACTGGACGCGCTGCTCAGCCGTTGACCCGCCGCCCTCCTCCTCGGTGACCGAGGCCGGCCGAGACAGGCTGATCGGCCATCCGTGGTTTCGGTAAGTTGACGGATCGCGGGACCGATGAGTTTCTCCGTGATCAGCAGTCAGTGACCATGGCTTTGGCGCAATGCCCACGCAGGAGCGGACGAAGCGTGCACGGTCGAAGTTGCGGCACCTGGACGCGAGAGACCGAGGAACCCTCAGATGCGCACCCTGACCAGCACCGCGTTCATCTCACGATCCTGCGCCCGCTCGAGGAGGTCGCCGCGCTCAAGGAGACCGAAGGCGGCCCGATCATCCTCCACGGCAGCGCCTCGCTGAACCAGGCCCTCTCGGACGCCGGCCTGATCGACCACTACCACCTCATCGTGTACCCGCTCCTGCTCGGCGCCGGCAAGCGCCTCTTCAGCGCCACGGACAAGGACACCCAGAAGCTCAAGCTCGTCGAGCACGAGGCCTACCCCAACGGCCTGCAGAAGAATGTCTTCGACGTCATCCACTGACACGTCACGGCACCCGCACCCGCCCTGCCGTCGCATCCCCGGACGCGTACCGAGGCTCGACCGGCTCACCACGGAATCAGTCCTGCCCTCGCACTCTCCGGGTAGCGGCTGGTCAGCCGGATGCGTCGCAGATCCCGCAAGACCTGGACGGCCCGCATGCCCATCCATGCGTGCCCGAGTAGGTCGGGACTGCCATTACCTGAGTGGTAATCGCATGGTCGGGCGTGACGCGGCAGAGTGGAGCCATCGGACGTCGGGCCGGCCTCCTCCGGCCCGTCGACCGAGCCAACTCGCCTGACCTACAGGCGACTTCGACCGACAGGGAGTTCTGTCATGCCGATGCACGCTGCCGCCGTATCCCGTTACTTCGAGGCGTGGAACGCCACCGACGCCGACGGCCTCGCCAAAGCGGTCGCCGCAGCCTGGTCCGAGGAAGGCACCTACACCGACCCGCTGGCCGACGTGCGTGGTCACGAGGCGATCGCGGCGGTCATCCGGGCCGCGCACGAGCAGTTCCCGGGCTTCGAGTTCAAGCTGACCGGCGAGGTGGACGGCAACCATCACATCGCCCGCTTCAGCTGGGAGCTGGTCTCCACGGCCGACGGTTCCGCTCCGGTCGCCGGCTCGGATGCGATCACCCTGGCCGAGGACGGCCGGATCACCTCGGTCCTCGGCTTCCTCGACCGGATCCCCGCCGCCTGACGCTCCGCCCGACGGCCGCTGGTACCCCGCCTGGCGCGTACACCTGCTCCGCTGATTCGAGCCTTCCGGACGGGGTCCTCGTCCGGAAGGTCACCGCACTTCGATCCTGGCCTTCCAGGGCACGACCACCAAGGGACAGACCCGGTCTTGGTCGGCGCGACAGCGGGGTACGGCCGTGACGGTTGCGGTACCACCACCTTCCGCATGGAAGACGGCTGCGGCGGCCCCGCTCGGTGTCGTACTGCCGGAGGTACGCCGGAGAACAGCGGGGTCGCTGGAGGTGGGAGTGCCCCACGTGTAGGTGAGACCGTTTGCCCGGTGGGCGGTGAGCCGGACTTCGACGTCGTCTCCAGGGCTCGCGGTCACGGTCCGGCCGGCGTCCGCGTTGGTGAGCACCGTGCGGTGGGCGGACGGGGCTCGGTCGGGTGCCTGACCGTGGGCAGTCGTCGGTGCCGCAGCAGCGGTGACGGTCACCAGGGCCACGGCCATGCCCCGAGAAGCGGTGGACCACTTCGTTCCCACCATGGATCCTCTCTTCGGTTCCGCCGAACCGGATGTCATCCCGGCCGGCAACAGCGGGGCCATCCTTCCAGGTGGCTCGCCCTGCTACCGAAGGGCCGCGTCCAAAACCACCCGGGTGGCGGAGCCTGCCGGGCAGCGGCTGGAGCCTTCTACGTCTTGCGGGGAGTCGACGACCACGGTCACGCAGGCGACCGCCTACACCCTGCGGGATCTCGCCGCCGACGCGGCGGACCTTGCCGGGGCGCTCGGCGGGCGGCCTGCGCACCTCGCGGGGATCGGCGTGGGCGGGATGGTCGCCCAGCTCGCCGTACTCGACCATCCGGGCGCGTTCTCGGCGTTCACCCTGGTCGGCGCCCGCGCGGTTGCCCCCGGACCGCCCGACGACGACTTCCGTGGTGGCCCCTCTGACCAACGTCACGCGCGAGCGGCCGTCCCCCTACCGATCCGGCCGTTCTCGCGTTCGACTCACGGCCACAGCGGTCCCGGTCAGGCGGGTGCAGTCGAGGTTCCCTGCTTGATGTGGTCGAGGAAGTCGAGCACGCGGTGGGTGACCTGGGTTGCAGCGTGCTCGTCGTGCGACGCCAGGCTGCTGTCGGTGAACAGATGTCTGTCTCCGGAGTACAGGAACAACTCGGCACCGGCCACCGTCTCGACGAGCGCGCGGGCCGCGTCCACATCCCCCTCACCGGAGAAGAACGGGTCTGCGTCCATGCCGTGCACCTGGACCGGGACGTCCTGGGGCCAGGCGCCACCGAACTCCGAGACAGGGACGCATGCCTCCAGCAACAGCGCGCCCTTCGCGCCGGGGCGGGTCTGAGCCAGCTTCTGCGCCGGCAGGACGCCGAGCGAGATCCCGAGGTAGACGAGCTCCGCAGGCAGCTCCCCGGCGGCAGCGGCTCCGCGCGCGAGGACCGTATCGAAACCGACCCTCGCGGTGTAAGCGATGCCCTCTTCGAGGCTGTCGAATACCTGCCCCTCGAACAGGTCCGGGGCATGGACAGTGTGGCCGTACCGTCGCAGCCGCTCGGCGAACCGGTCTACGCCGCCGGTGAGTCCGTGCCCGTGATGGAAAAGCAGCACCTCAGCCATGTCGCTCCCCTCCTCCTGCGTTGCCGGGGCGGCGCCGCAGCACGAGTGTCACCGGCAGCACTGACAACCGCGCCGGGGCCACGTCCGTCCTCGACGGCCTCGAAGAGCGGTGGACCGTGCCCGACGGCGAGGGGCGCGGTGCGTGCACGGCACTTCGACCGGGTGGGCCGGGCCGGTGACCGGGCGTCAGGTCGGCGGCCCGTGTTGACCGGTGGCTTCGAGAGCCGTGGCCGCGTAGAGGGCCGCTCCGGTGGCCAGGGCGTTCTCGTCGAAGACGACCCGGTTGGAGTGGATGTCCGGTGTTTCCCCGGCTGGGAGGCCGGGTGGGCGGGCGCCCAGGAACGCCATCGCGCCCGGCACCTGCTGCAAGACGTAGGAGAAGTCCTCGGCACCCATCAGGGGCTGGGCGAGGTGGTGGACGCGGTCGGGGCCCAGGAGCGCGCTTGCGGTGGCGTGGAGGAGCCGGGTGCGGGCGGGATCGTTGATGACGGGTGGGTAGCCGTCGGTGAGGGTGACTTCGGCCGTGGCCGCGTGGGCGGCGGCGACGTGGTGGGCGACGCGGGTGATGCCTTCGTGCACCAGCCGACGGGTGGCCGGGGAGAGGCTGCGCACGGTGCCGTGGATCTCGGCGCAGGCGGGGATCACGTTGGTCGTGGTGCCGGCATGGAGGGAGGCGACGGTGACGACCGCCGGGTCGAAGACGTCGATCGTGCGGGTGACCATCGCCTGGATCGCTTGGACGATCTCACACGCGACAGGGACCGGATCGAGTGCCAGGTGCGGGGCGGAGGCGTGACCGCCACGCCCGCGGACGGTGATATGGAGCAGGTCGGACGCGGCGAAGGTCGGTCCGGGCCGCAGGTGGATCGTGCCGCTGTCGAAGCGGGTGGTGATGTGCAGGGCGAACGCCGATTCCACCCTGCCACCGGCGAGCTCCAGGACCCCCTCGTCGATCATGTGCCTTGCACCGCCGCCGGATTCCTCCGCCGGCTGGAACATGAACACCACCCGACCGGCCAGCGTCGAACGCCGGGCGGCGACCAGGCGGGCGGCCGTGACGAGCATCGCCGTGTGGGCGTCGTGTCCGCAGGCGTGCATGGCGCCCGGCACCTGTGAGGCGAACCCCAGGCCGGTCTCCTCCTGCAAGGGCAGGGCGTCCATGTCGGCCCGCAGCAGCACCGTCCGGCCGGGCGAGGCGCCTTCGAGGGTGGCCGTGACGGATGTGAGGCGCGACCCCGTGGCGATCTCCAGACCCAGGTCCGCCAAGGCGTCCAGCACGGCCCCTTGGGTGCGGGGCAGATCCAGGCCCAGTTCGGGGAAGCGGTGCAGGCTCCGGCGCAGCGCCACGGTCTCGGGCAGCAGGGTGTGCGCCTCGGTGAGCAACCCTGCCCACGCCCTCCGGGGCGCGGCGGCGCCCTCTCCTGACGCGCTCACCCAGCGGCCTCCCTCAGCCTCGACCTCGGACAGGGGAGAGCCAACCGTGTCCGGCCCGGTGAAGGCCGGTGACCAGCAGGGCTACGCGCACGACGTCTCCTCCAGCTGCGGGGCATTCGGTGTCGAGTGTCTTGACTGCCCGGTGCCGGCCACTGCCACTCCGCACTTCACCCACAAGGCACATCAGCCGCGGCGAACGGAGGGGGCGGTCTCGTGGACAGGCCGGTCGCGTTGCCGGACCCGGCCGAAGTGGGCCCCCACCCGAATGGTGGCAGTGGGCAGGACGCGGCCTCGGTGTCGTCCGACGCGCGGATGCGGACTGCACCCACGCAGATCGCGGAGGCACCGGTGACCGCGGCACGCCGCTTTCCGCACCGCGGGGCGAGGCCACGCGGCGCGGGCGCCGTCTGGGGTAAGGCGGATCGTTTCACTGCCACCCGTAAGCATGAGGCAGGGCTGTGAGGGTGCTCAGCGGGCATTGATGGCCAGGCAACGTTCCTCATCAGCAGAAAGACTCGTCGATGCGTCTTCGTTCCGCCTTCACTGCCGTTCTCGGTGCCGGGCTGCTTCTCGTTGCCGTCCCGGCTTCCGCCTCTGCCGCTTCGGGGCAGTTCCGCTACGACTACGTCACCGTCGAGGGCAATGAGGCGTCAGGCTTCCTCAACGCCCCGCCCAGCGACCGGTGCCTGAACCTTCCCGGTGTGGGTGAGGAGAATCCCGAGCCCGCTCATTCGCCGAAGAACCGTACGGACAGCTGGGCGAGGGTCTTCGCGGACCCGAACTGCGAGGGGCCTTCCTTCGATCTCCGCCCCTACGCGGGCGGCGGTTCCGACCGGCTGAAGGTACGTTCGGTCGTCTTCGGCTGACTGCCCCGCGGGAACCCCTGCGGCCGATAGGCGGTGTCGTCGTGTCCGTCGGCACACCAGATGGACTGTGGGCGAACCGCCCTCGGCATTGACCGGGTGCTCGACTGCTCCTGTGGCATCGGCGCAAGCCATCGGCCTCGCGCTGCGCGGCCATCGGCTCATCGGCTCACCGGGTCGTGGGCGTCGCGGAGCGCGGGAAGCCGGCTGCCCCACCACCGACATCGCGCACACCGTGACCAGCGGTCTGGTGCACCTCACCGTGTTCGCCTCCATGACCGCCCCCGCAGTCCACGCCCGTTCAAGCGGCCCGGTCTTGCGCACGCCCTGTTCCACCCGGCCGCTCCCGATCACCGCGTACTCCGCATGAGTGGTGGGCGGCACCCTGCGCGGTGCGGCTGTCGTTGCACCGGACGATGCACACCGTTGAAGATCTTCGCAATCAGACCGGCCGTGCGCCGGTACTCGTCGTCGGTGCCGGCTCGAGCGGGCTGGCCACCGCCGCCATGCTCGGCAAGGCCGGCCTTCCCGCCGTGGTCCTGGACGGCGCCGACCGCGTGGGCTCGAGTTGGAGCGAGCGGTACGACCACCTGGAGCTGCACACCACCCGCAGGTTTTCCGCGCTGCCCGGTCTTCCCGTTCCCCGGCAGGCCGGCTGCTGGGTCGGCCGTGACGACTGGGTGCGGTACCTGCGGGACTACGCCGATCACCACCGGCTCGACATCCGTACCGCCACTGTCGTCCGCCGTATCGAACCCGCCCCGCCGGCCGTGTCGGGTCGCGGTGCGCTGTGGCAGGTGTCCACTGCCGGGGGTCCTCGGCTGGCCGCGTCCGCGGTGATCGTGGCCACCGGTCGCAACCGCGTGCCGCGGATGCCCGACTGGCCTGGTCGCACTTCGTTCACCGGAGCTCTGCTGCACGCCGCCCAGTACCGACACCCCGGGCCCTACCGCGGGCGGGCGGTGCTGGTGGTCGGCGCCGGCAACAGTGCCGCCGAGATCGCGGTGGCCCTCAGCAACGCCGGTGCCGGACCGGTGTGGATGGCGGTGCGGACGCCGCCGCACATCGTGCCGCGCTCCAGCAACCATCTCCAGGCATTCGCCGGCGTGACCCAGCACATGCCCCGCGCATGGGGCGACTGCGCCACCGCGGTGATGCAGCGCCTGACACTGCCGGACCTGACCCCTTTCGGGCTCCCGCGCCCAACGGTCGGCATGTATACGCGCGCGGCCCGTGAAGAAGTCAACCCCGTGCTCGACCACGGCCTGGTCGACGCCATCCGATCCGGGGGTGTGCGCGTGACCGCCGCGGTGACGGGTTTCGACGGCCCCCGCGTACTGCTCGCCGACGACACCAGCCTGACTCCGGAGGTGGTCATCGCCGCCACCGGCTACCGCAC
This Streptomyces sp. NBC_00539 DNA region includes the following protein-coding sequences:
- a CDS encoding dihydrofolate reductase family protein, yielding MALAQCPRRSGRSVHGRSCGTWTRETEEPSDAHPDQHRVHLTILRPLEEVAALKETEGGPIILHGSASLNQALSDAGLIDHYHLIVYPLLLGAGKRLFSATDKDTQKLKLVEHEAYPNGLQKNVFDVIH
- a CDS encoding flavin-containing monooxygenase, which translates into the protein MHTVEDLRNQTGRAPVLVVGAGSSGLATAAMLGKAGLPAVVLDGADRVGSSWSERYDHLELHTTRRFSALPGLPVPRQAGCWVGRDDWVRYLRDYADHHRLDIRTATVVRRIEPAPPAVSGRGALWQVSTAGGPRLAASAVIVATGRNRVPRMPDWPGRTSFTGALLHAAQYRHPGPYRGRAVLVVGAGNSAAEIAVALSNAGAGPVWMAVRTPPHIVPRSSNHLQAFAGVTQHMPRAWGDCATAVMQRLTLPDLTPFGLPRPTVGMYTRAAREEVNPVLDHGLVDAIRSGGVRVTAAVTGFDGPRVLLADDTSLTPEVVIAATGYRTNLPELLGPSPVLDAAGLPLVRGERTHSSAPHLYFAGFGNPLTGALHHQGVEARRIARTLSRTARALSRTAPSGRDAATGDGVMIPRQASRTRSIFARNR
- a CDS encoding cupin domain-containing protein, with product MTNTPDADDEKRFVLLEPGAVRPGRVPLPPAFAVKAATADTEGRLSLLEVTLAKDIPRHVHRRADECVYVLEGVLAIEFDDRTHSAPQGTFALLPRGVPHALRRASDPPPRVLQISSPGGWECYVEDLVEAGPSVLTGGELDPEKINPIAARHHIHYEERRP
- a CDS encoding M20 metallopeptidase family protein, producing the protein MSASGEGAAAPRRAWAGLLTEAHTLLPETVALRRSLHRFPELGLDLPRTQGAVLDALADLGLEIATGSRLTSVTATLEGASPGRTVLLRADMDALPLQEETGLGFASQVPGAMHACGHDAHTAMLVTAARLVAARRSTLAGRVVFMFQPAEESGGGARHMIDEGVLELAGGRVESAFALHITTRFDSGTIHLRPGPTFAASDLLHITVRGRGGHASAPHLALDPVPVACEIVQAIQAMVTRTIDVFDPAVVTVASLHAGTTTNVIPACAEIHGTVRSLSPATRRLVHEGITRVAHHVAAAHAATAEVTLTDGYPPVINDPARTRLLHATASALLGPDRVHHLAQPLMGAEDFSYVLQQVPGAMAFLGARPPGLPAGETPDIHSNRVVFDENALATGAALYAATALEATGQHGPPT
- a CDS encoding nuclear transport factor 2 family protein is translated as MPMHAAAVSRYFEAWNATDADGLAKAVAAAWSEEGTYTDPLADVRGHEAIAAVIRAAHEQFPGFEFKLTGEVDGNHHIARFSWELVSTADGSAPVAGSDAITLAEDGRITSVLGFLDRIPAA
- a CDS encoding CBS domain-containing protein, which codes for MTTAREIMTEGAECVGAEETVLEAAKKMTRLGVGALPICGTDDKLKGMLTDRDIVVKVLGVGKDPGQIKAGDLAQGEAVTIGADDDAEEILRTMTSHQVRRLPVIDGHRLVGIVAQADVARALPDPKVGDLLQALSTD
- a CDS encoding dienelactone hydrolase family protein, with amino-acid sequence MAEVLLFHHGHGLTGGVDRFAERLRRYGHTVHAPDLFEGQVFDSLEEGIAYTARVGFDTVLARGAAAAGELPAELVYLGISLGVLPAQKLAQTRPGAKGALLLEACVPVSEFGGAWPQDVPVQVHGMDADPFFSGEGDVDAARALVETVAGAELFLYSGDRHLFTDSSLASHDEHAATQVTHRVLDFLDHIKQGTSTAPA
- a CDS encoding DinB family protein; its protein translation is MTACTECGFEYDLALATSVPILARGHAREYADLLQAAPPVLRQRSSPHVWSPLEYACHMRDVLLVQRERVLAARRLDTPVAESMGRDERVEHDGYAQQTPTDVARQLQDAASLFHDVLDRLSPSDWDRTLVYSYPEPTERSLRWVAVHTLHELRHHLLDMRRQLERRD
- a CDS encoding SsgA family sporulation/cell division regulator is translated as MTFLIHARVATAGGAPLLVQLSYTASDPVAVRAVILHAGEPLACWYFERQMLADGLHRPVGEGAVRFRPVSSGPKRDLRIELRGADRAGQDRAVLLANADGVAAFLNRTYAAVPADSESAHLDDQLDALLSR
- a CDS encoding FAD-dependent monooxygenase, coding for MADIDVLVVGAGPVGLTAAAELRRHGVDCRIVDRLAGPQPYAKAIGIQPRTLEVWDDMGLARGALDHAVPHRGQLVFIDGKPSPQVELTLPPEIPYPFATLPQYATERLLGEHLARFGTEVERPTELRSLETHPDEVEAVLAHADGRTERLSARYVVGCDGAHSLVRKAAGLTFEGDAFPEQYMIGDVELDWELPVGYSMRSVNMDDNGSMADMLICIPMPGVRRYWLSMLRPGADAGDENSLSAPDGMGDGHGPDLGQIQAVLDRLSPEPTTASTLRWSSAFRVSHRLVDRYRNGRLFVAGDAAHINPPIGGQGLNTGVQDAYNLAWKLALAVRGVATDEVLESYHAERHPVAQEVVNRTVRHARSAGHARSGLGNKGDDPETTLRRQAQLLVAYPDSPLIQPKGADGTPVAGPATGDRAPDCRGLLSDVATYPWRLFDLLRTPRHVLLLFAGSEHASGDSAARLEACAAEAHRAAHGLLDTYLITAAEVPRDTGPVSLRLPRVCDAAGEFRDAYAPRDGEALLIRPDGYVSGRFHPAVPEHLAEHLRRTFA